The proteins below are encoded in one region of Molothrus aeneus isolate 106 chromosome 32, BPBGC_Maene_1.0, whole genome shotgun sequence:
- the REP15 gene encoding rab15 effector protein: MWKQPPPAEKMGQKVSQEDNHENKAETLVMCEVFSQGVLHASQRLKDYLGFVDPQSKFQPATNTLSEIFLVNFIGFCVGKGMEEQIMTSKMTKQQSSLFGVDWIWTLCGSDKQIKLQIAVQALQPAELFHGEGAAEDCCREAALADECFQNMSRFEKLAQFCRLVGRDCLGLFVVFGVPGKPKDIRGVLLDSVAKEEQKCRLTGRNALRQFVTSTDSSLPTKDMLENCLGTKNRLKDVDNVYINFV; the protein is encoded by the coding sequence ATGTGGAAACAACCTCCTCCAGCAGAGAAAATGGGCCAGAAGGTCTCCCAGGAGGACAACCATGAGAACAAGGCTGAAACGCTGGTCATGTGTGAAGTCTTCAGCCAGGGTGTGCTCCATGCATCGCAAAGGCTGAAGGACTACCTGGGTTTTGTGGATCCTCAAAGCAAATTCCAGCCAGCCACGAACACGCTGAGCGAGATCTTCCTGGTCAACTTCATCGGCTTCTGCGTGGGAAAGGGCATGGAGGAGCAGATCATGACCAGCAAAATGACCAAGCAGCAATCCTCCCTGTTCGGAGTGGACTGGATCTGGACTCTGTGTGGGTCTGACAAGCAGATCAAGCTGCAGATCGCCGTGCAGGCTCTGCAGCCGGCCGAGCTCTTCCACGGCGAGGGCGCTGCCGAGGATTGCTGCCGGGAGGCCGCGCTGGCCGACGAGTGCTTCCAGAACATGAGCAGGTTTGAGAAGCTGGCCCAGTTCTGCCGCCTGGTGGGACGGGACTGCCTGGGCTTGTTCGTGGTGTTCGGCGTGCCAGGGAAGCCCAAGGACATCCGAGGAGTCCTGCTGGACAGCGTTGCCAAGGAGGAGCAAAAATGCCGCCTGACGGGCAGGAATGCGCTGCGGCAATTTGTCACCAGCACTGACAGCTCCCTGCCCACAAAAGACATGCTGGAAAATTGCCTGGGCACCAAAAACAGGCTGAAGGATGTGGACAATGTGTACATAAACTTTGTGTGA